One candidate division WOR-3 bacterium DNA window includes the following coding sequences:
- a CDS encoding thioredoxin family protein, whose product MDIKILGVGCPRCQELEKRVIDTLAELQIAANVEKVTDIKKFAAMGVFMTPGLVIDGKVVSQGKILSKDELKKLLTGK is encoded by the coding sequence ATGGATATAAAAATACTTGGTGTTGGATGTCCCCGCTGTCAGGAACTGGAAAAGCGGGTGATTGACACACTGGCAGAGCTGCAAATTGCTGCCAATGTGGAAAAGGTGACCGACATCAAAAAGTTTGCGGCAATGGGTGTGTTTATGACTCCGGGTCTGGTGATTGACGGCAAGGTGGTCAGTCAGGGAAAAATTCTGTCCAAAGACGAACTGAAGAAACTGCTTACCGGTAAATAG
- a CDS encoding arsenate reductase ArsC, which produces MIKILFACVGNSCRSQMAEGFCRVLSRDVECVSAGTQPEEAVSPEAIGVMQEAGVDISKAKPKSFSDLPDLKFDYLVTMGCEVECPFIPGVRRIEWNIPDPKGKSLDEFRRVRDIIREKVRELLAQIRRED; this is translated from the coding sequence ATGATTAAGATTCTTTTTGCCTGTGTTGGTAACTCCTGCCGGAGTCAAATGGCAGAAGGGTTCTGTCGGGTGCTAAGTCGCGATGTTGAGTGTGTCTCGGCAGGAACCCAGCCCGAAGAGGCGGTTTCTCCTGAGGCGATTGGTGTGATGCAGGAGGCGGGGGTTGATATATCAAAGGCGAAACCAAAAAGTTTTTCCGACCTGCCCGATTTGAAGTTTGACTATCTGGTAACGATGGGTTGTGAGGTAGAATGTCCGTTTATTCCTGGCGTGAGAAGGATTGAGTGGAACATCCCGGACCCAAAGGGCAAATCGCTTGATGAGTTCCGTCGGGTCCGGGACATTATCAGAGAAAAGGTTAGAGAACTTTTAGCCCAAATCAGAAGGGAGGATTAG
- a CDS encoding permease — translation MKERTKFLIILGAFLLFYFLPFAHSRVQNALLEGFLMLQDYARLHVLLCLVPAFFIAGAIQNFISKEAVLKYFGPKGNKVLAYSIASVSGAILAVCSCTVLPMFMGIYYAGAGLGVATTFLYSGPAINILAIIMTGRVLGLELGAARAIGAVVFSVVIGLLMAAIFFRSEKQRAEAAEFSISAEAPRRRLWQNVLYFAAMILFLVFANWGKPRQPIGFFNTVYSVKWFLAALFLILTLLMVWRWFNGEERKAWVLATWGFAKQILPLLLAGVFVAGFLLGRPGLNRGVIPDSVIAGLVGGNSIFANLFASVSGALMYFATLTEIPILQGLLGSGMGKGPALALLLSGPALSLPSMIVIIRTIGFKKGITYIVLVIMLSTFVGVVFGSLF, via the coding sequence ATGAAAGAAAGAACCAAGTTTTTAATCATCCTTGGGGCGTTTCTGCTTTTCTATTTCTTGCCTTTTGCGCATAGCCGGGTTCAGAACGCCCTTCTTGAGGGGTTTCTGATGCTGCAGGATTATGCCCGGCTCCATGTACTTTTGTGCCTTGTTCCTGCCTTCTTTATCGCCGGGGCAATACAGAACTTCATCTCCAAGGAGGCGGTGTTAAAGTACTTTGGTCCGAAAGGAAACAAAGTGCTTGCTTACTCAATCGCCTCTGTATCCGGGGCAATCCTTGCGGTCTGCTCCTGCACAGTTTTGCCGATGTTTATGGGTATTTACTATGCGGGTGCCGGTTTGGGGGTGGCGACAACATTTCTCTATTCGGGCCCGGCGATTAACATTTTAGCGATAATTATGACCGGCAGGGTGCTTGGTTTAGAACTGGGTGCGGCGCGGGCGATTGGGGCGGTTGTTTTTTCGGTGGTTATCGGGCTTTTGATGGCGGCGATTTTCTTTCGTTCGGAAAAACAGCGGGCTGAGGCGGCAGAGTTTTCAATAAGCGCCGAGGCGCCAAGGCGCCGGCTATGGCAGAATGTTCTTTATTTCGCGGCGATGATTCTCTTTCTCGTATTTGCCAACTGGGGCAAGCCCAGACAGCCGATTGGTTTCTTTAACACAGTCTATTCGGTGAAGTGGTTCCTCGCCGCGCTTTTTCTAATTCTGACTTTGCTAATGGTCTGGCGCTGGTTTAATGGTGAGGAGCGCAAAGCCTGGGTTTTAGCCACCTGGGGTTTTGCCAAGCAGATTCTCCCTTTACTTCTTGCCGGGGTGTTTGTTGCCGGGTTTCTCTTGGGTAGACCAGGCTTGAACCGGGGTGTGATTCCCGATTCGGTAATTGCCGGGCTGGTGGGAGGAAACTCAATTTTCGCCAACCTTTTTGCCTCGGTTTCTGGTGCCTTAATGTACTTTGCGACTCTGACCGAGATTCCAATCCTGCAGGGGCTCTTAGGGTCAGGGATGGGAAAAGGTCCGGCGCTGGCGTTGCTTTTATCAGGACCGGCGCTCTCTTTGCCTTCAATGATTGTCATCATAAGGACAATTGGATTTAAGAAGGGAATTACCTACATTGTTCTGGTGATTATGCTATCAACTTTTGTCGGTGTCGTCTTTGGGTCATTATTTTAG
- a CDS encoding cytochrome c biogenesis protein CcdA: MVRTTLEWLSGLIQASPLIAILGAFLWGVLSILLSPCHLSTIPLIVGFISGQGEITNRRAFFLSFLFALGGLSTIALIGVVTGVSGKMLGDIGPYGNYIVAVVFFIVGLYLIEVISLPFLGKVGGHKVKKGGAGAAFVLGLLFGIGLGPCTFAYMAPMLAIVFAMGSSRLLHGLFLLLVYAVGHCAVIVGAGSLTEVVQHYLNWAAKSNTVGVVKKVCGALVILGGIYLIWSA; encoded by the coding sequence ATGGTGCGAACGACGCTTGAATGGCTCTCCGGTTTAATTCAAGCCAGCCCGTTGATAGCAATTCTGGGCGCTTTCCTGTGGGGTGTTTTGAGTATCCTTTTGAGCCCTTGCCATCTGTCAACTATTCCGCTAATTGTTGGGTTTATCAGCGGACAGGGGGAGATAACCAACCGACGGGCTTTTTTCCTTTCTTTTCTTTTTGCGCTCGGGGGACTCAGCACCATCGCCCTGATTGGTGTTGTCACCGGGGTTTCGGGCAAGATGCTGGGCGATATCGGTCCTTATGGCAATTATATTGTTGCGGTGGTTTTCTTTATCGTCGGGCTCTACCTGATTGAGGTTATTTCGTTACCATTCTTAGGTAAGGTTGGTGGGCACAAGGTTAAAAAGGGTGGTGCGGGAGCGGCTTTCGTGCTCGGTCTATTATTCGGCATCGGGCTTGGACCCTGCACATTTGCCTATATGGCACCGATGCTGGCAATTGTATTTGCAATGGGTAGTAGCCGTTTGCTTCATGGGCTGTTTCTTTTGCTGGTTTATGCGGTTGGGCACTGTGCCGTAATTGTCGGTGCCGGCAGTCTTACCGAAGTTGTCCAGCACTATCTCAACTGGGCGGCAAAGTCAAACACGGTCGGTGTTGTGAAAAAGGTCTGCGGCGCTTTGGTAATTTTAGGTGGTATTTATTTAATCTGGAGTGCATAA
- a CDS encoding thioredoxin domain-containing protein, translating to MKKGWVNILVIVLLIVVVGAVLMVKNKGKAAARVKSETGDSVSTRSALPDDDRQLLMSKDTNVTDEKADSAAVESPQSVAQGSALAVVNGVKIDNKYFDERLHNLPAEYKSAFQNDPEGFLEQLIIRELLYQEAKKKGFAENVSRAKDEEDKKDRAIGALLNDIAEKVVVSEQELRNFYEERKADMRGASFEQVKRDIENFLRQQKADSALNGLIEELKNRAKVEKNEKWLATMKAKRPADPLDKALQSGKPTVLDLGAGSCVPCKMMKPIFAELQNEMGDRVNFLILEISEYRHLANRYNVRLIPTQIFFDKDGKIFWRHEGFLSKEDIKKKLKEIGVD from the coding sequence ATGAAAAAGGGATGGGTTAACATTCTGGTAATCGTTTTACTTATAGTGGTGGTAGGTGCGGTTTTGATGGTGAAAAATAAAGGAAAGGCAGCGGCGCGAGTGAAATCGGAAACAGGGGATTCGGTTAGCACGAGATCTGCTTTGCCGGATGATGACCGTCAACTGCTGATGTCAAAGGATACCAATGTTACTGACGAGAAGGCGGATTCGGCTGCGGTGGAGTCTCCCCAAAGCGTGGCGCAAGGGTCGGCTCTTGCCGTGGTCAATGGGGTAAAGATTGATAACAAATATTTTGACGAGCGGCTACACAATTTACCGGCGGAGTATAAAAGCGCCTTTCAAAACGACCCGGAGGGTTTTCTCGAGCAGTTGATAATTCGAGAACTCCTTTATCAGGAGGCAAAAAAGAAGGGGTTTGCGGAGAATGTAAGCAGGGCGAAGGATGAGGAGGATAAAAAGGACCGGGCGATAGGAGCATTGCTTAATGATATTGCCGAGAAGGTGGTGGTATCCGAACAGGAATTGCGAAACTTTTATGAGGAGCGGAAGGCGGATATGCGCGGGGCGAGTTTTGAGCAGGTGAAGCGGGATATCGAGAACTTTCTCCGGCAGCAAAAGGCAGATTCGGCGCTAAACGGGCTTATTGAGGAGTTAAAAAACCGGGCAAAGGTGGAGAAAAATGAGAAGTGGCTCGCAACGATGAAGGCGAAGCGGCCCGCGGACCCGCTAGATAAGGCGTTGCAGAGCGGTAAACCAACGGTGCTTGATTTGGGGGCGGGCAGTTGCGTCCCCTGCAAGATGATGAAGCCAATCTTTGCCGAGTTGCAGAATGAGATGGGTGACCGGGTGAACTTTCTGATTCTTGAGATAAGCGAATACCGGCATCTGGCGAACCGCTACAATGTTCGGTTGATTCCTACCCAGATATTTTTCGATAAAGACGGGAAGATTTTCTGGCGCCATGAGGGTTTCCTGTCAAAAGAGGATATCAAGAAGAAACTTAAAGAAATAGGGGTGGATTAA
- a CDS encoding metalloregulator ArsR/SmtB family transcription factor: MHIRTELSPDMVFAALAHPVRLEIVALLARGQDSMCGGNELCVCEITPHLERDRTVISRHLAILERAGILESRQEGRRVIYRIADLRVLKLIELVQEMLKREEEDEKGMG; this comes from the coding sequence ATGCACATAAGGACTGAGTTGAGTCCTGATATGGTGTTTGCGGCGCTGGCGCACCCGGTGCGTCTGGAGATTGTTGCGCTCCTTGCGCGGGGTCAAGACTCTATGTGTGGTGGTAATGAACTGTGTGTCTGTGAAATTACCCCGCATCTGGAGCGGGACCGGACCGTAATTTCAAGGCATCTGGCGATTCTTGAACGGGCGGGTATCCTTGAATCAAGGCAGGAAGGAAGAAGGGTGATTTACCGAATCGCGGATTTGAGGGTTTTAAAACTTATCGAACTCGTTCAGGAGATGTTAAAAAGGGAGGAAGAAGATGAAAAAGGGATGGGTTAA